The Podarcis muralis chromosome 14, rPodMur119.hap1.1, whole genome shotgun sequence nucleotide sequence tgactCCAGTAATGGTCTTAATTCTAGTAGTAAGATGGCAGGCCAGATCCACCTTTACTTGTATTGATGTGTCAGTATATAATGTTTTGATGAGAAATAAATAGATGACGGTCTATATTTGTCTTTTCTAATTTCTGCCACAATGCATGTCTAGGAACCGTATCAAAAGCTGACTTTAGATCGATAAAAGCAACATATAGTTTTTGCTTCAAATTATGGATGTATTTACATAGCAGAAAGCACTGGTCCTATGTGGATTTCCCTCTTTGGAAACCTGTCTGGGCTTCAGATATCACCTTATTTGTATCTGCCCATTCTTCcagtctcccaagaaggagcctgGCATATAGTTTAGAGGCTACATCTAACAAACTAATGGGTCTATAATTGGCAGGATTTTTCTTATCAccatcagccagtgtggtgtagtggttaagagcagtagtctcgtaatctggggaaccgggttcacgtctccgctcctccacctgcagctgctgggtgaccttgggctagtcacacttctttgaagtctctcagccccactcacctcacagagtgtttgttgtgggggaggaagggaaaggagaatgtgtgcCGCCTTGAGacttcttaaagggagtgaaaggcgggatatcaaatccaaactcttcttcttctccttataTATTGGGGCAATTATACTCAGCTTCCACCCTTCTGGTATGCGACCTGAGctgttaatgtatgaaaacaGTTTTGCAAAAATGGGTGACGAGAAATCCGGTCTTATCTTATAGATCTCCATTGGGACCATGTCTTCTCCTGGAGCTTTATTGGCTAGTTGGCTTACGATTAGCCTCTTAATCTGATTGGGTGTGACGTCTGGCCATTCTGGCAGTTCTAATAACTGAGTATAGTAAACTTGTGAGGATGAGTCAGAGCGGGGGCTGTATATTCCTGTAAAATATGTCACCCAATCCTTTCCTTGAACAGATACTTCTAACGAGTAGCCCAGCCCATTTGTACCTTGGGCAACGAGATGCCAAAATTTTTGTGAGTTCTTTTGAAGTGCTGCATCTCCCAATGCTTTCCACTGTTgctcataatatatttgtttcttgtttttaagtaataatttataattGTATCATAATTGGGCTACCTCAGCTTGTAGAGCAAGATTGTGCTTGTCATGTTTTAACTTCAATTTTCTAAGATAGGCATTTTTTGCTATTCTGACATTCCTTATCAAACCAAGTCTGTCTttgaaactttttattttttactcacTAGCTGTGGACATCAGTGGGCGCATTTGGTTGATTATGTTCTAATAAAGTCTGATTATGTTTCCTGTTTCtaacaacatttccccctttaataaaGCAAATTCATGAAATCCAGGATCTGAACCATTTTTTCTTGGACCTGTGCATTCCATTTTAACCTCCTCTTTCCAAGTATCAGATATTCTGTTTcatccaataatttaggaaaggcaggagaaacgAATGATGTCAGAGATAACTCAAGTGGAAAGTGGTCACTTTCAGCTCTGGGAATTATCCTAAAGGTGTCTCAGTCAATTGGCACATTATTGGATGTTAGGATATAATCTATCCTAGTAGTGCTAGTAAAGCCTCTGGgggagataaaagtaaaataacagTCAAAGGGGGAGGCGAGCCACTGTTCTGTTATCATGTTTGGATTGTACGTCTGATTTGGCAAAAACTCCCCTGGAAAGGCTGATTTATGGagcaactggtctgggaaaattaatgagcagacgCTTAGACTTTATTTCATCGGAACTGTCAAAATGGCGCCTGCCGCTCAAATaggacttttggatcagcgtgAAAGTCCACACAGAAACATAATAATGCTTGCTTCAAcgcgcctgtggaaacaactcagaggttattaagaagtaaaacgataacaacaagaagattggaagatgggacttgtgaatattaaagcagcagaaatatgagatgattggatccttactgaactcgaagcatgggtacccccaacaaaaaaatttaaaattcggcaaaatatttggattttataATATGTATTCGGATtaactaatgtgatatgattggattgttaaatggaaaacttaataaaaatttttttttaaaaaaagtaaaataacccTCTTGATCCCCTTGACCATGCCCATTGCATAACAAAAGGTTATGCTTAATTATAAGTTCACAAAGATATTTCCCAGTGTGGttagaggtggtgtccattgctgcCCTCTGACAGATTTCGGGTTTGTCCTCCAAGTTTAGTCCAGATAATGTATTTTGTGGGAAAACAAGGCCAATCTGGGCACTGAAGTCACAAGCCGAGGGTTGGGAGACAGAGAGTCTATACTTTCGAGTAGTTGGGAGCAACTAGTCATTCCTCAGGAGTTGAAAAGCACCAGTGATTTGCAGGAGCTTGAGAAAAACGCAGCGTTGAAATGGACTTTTCACCAGATCTCTTGTGTACTTATAATTGGGATTTTGTATTAGGTTGTACACAGTGTTttttcccctagaaaaataggtccCGGTACTCAGCATGAAGTTGTAACCGTAAGTGCTGCACTTtcttaacaacaaaaaagaggtgctggtactgcgtacccttgagtgccccctgggaaaaaagccctggttgtacACTTGTTTTGGGTGATACAGAGAGACTTTTAAAGGAGTGTTTCAGCTAAAGTGCTGCCTTttggggtttctttttaaaagagaagcaaATCTGCAAGTTGCTCATGCATTCTGTCTGTCTGCAGGAGAACCCCTTCCGGGAGAGGATTGTCCACTCCTTTTCTGACGATGACGaggggagcctcagcttcaatgACTTTGTTGACATGTTCTCTGTACTCAGCGAAACGGCCCCTCGAGAGCTCAAAGCAATCTACGCCTTCAAGGTCTATGGTAAGGAGAGGAATTGGCATTGTGTTAGAACATCGACCAGAAGGGAATGGAATTTTGTTTTGGTCCATTTCAGAtttatatttaataaaatttatacattgcttaattgtaaataaaaatgtaataaataagtaagtaataaATTAGAAACAGATTAAAGCACACAACAAAGTTCTACATATCAGCGTAGGCTTGTCTACACAAAAAGATTTTAGCAGGCGCAGAAAGAGTTCAGTGAAGGCTGAGgtcaatagacagggagttccaaagtataggttCTGCCACACTAAGATACAGATTTTTTTACAATGCGGCATGAATATTATGTGACACCTCTGGCAGTTCTACAGATTGAAGCAGCTGAAGGGGCATATGTGAAGTAAGGCGATCTCATGGGTAAACTgcatggcaggggttggactagatgaccctcaagggtcccttccaactctatgattccctcAGCTTCCTGGGGGTGCTGTGTAGTTGGAAATGGTGCATTCACTCTTGCCTTATGGaacaactgcattttttttttaaaaaaacaaaactttgaaaTATAATTGATTTAGTATAACAGCTGCTTTTAAATTTCACCAAAGCGTTTTTTGGGTGAGGTGGGGGCccgatattttttaaaaaacgctttctgatttattttctttatttcagaaTGACCTACCAGATGCCAGAGCTTTTGCAAATAAATCCATGCCGACTGTTTTACTGACAATTACCCAACATGCTAAATGTCATTCTGCAGCTCTATAATTAAATAGGGCTGATGCTAATCCTGCTTCTTGGGCCAAAGACAATAAAACAAATCAATGCAATGGCCTTTTAATTGCCCTTCTCTTATGCATTTGCAAGATTAATCGGCAAGCACCTGGTGTAGAGCAGCCAACACCTGCCGAATTCGCCCCCTTGGCCTGCTGTTTTGTAAAGTGGAACTGGGGAGGACTGTATTGGTCACTTAATGGTTACTTGGAAAAGTTGCCCCTGTAGCTCTAAACTctgtggaacccccccccccccccccgtgctgtaAAGTCTTCTGGTCCACAGACCTGAGCCTTCCCCTGGCCGTGAAGCAGATGAGGAGCCGTGAACAGGGGCAGGAAGCAGGTGAAGTCATGGTCTCTCCTCAGCTCTGAACTGTGGCCACAGCCACAacacacatggcttcctccaggcatcctgggaactgtagctgtgaGGGGGCAAACTATGGTTCCCAAgcccatgtgctttaaatttgatttgaattatgaTCTGGATGTGACCCATGAATCGTGATGGCTAAGAGTGGGACCTTCATGCCACTTctcaattccagttgctgggggaCAAACAGTCCCCATTGGTGGGAGGTATCTTGTTGGCAGGATTCTGGATGAATGGTTcagtccagcagagctcttctgatATTCCTGACTGAGATAACGTTCACACATCCTTTAGTCACCTGCCATCCAGGGGTTGTGGTTTGAGGACCCGTACCCCgagcagtggaatgaaacacaaggacacgtgatataaggttaatgggcaagaaaaggccacaactttattgattacagcaagtgaaaaggtattggcttaggcattggattacgtcatctgactccacccactcagagaggggtgagtctaaaaaacaaggggggtttattcaccagtaggtggagcctgttgatgctaatccaactataggctctcccctgatgtcaccgagggtcgtgccatggcctcccaccaCGCAAGCAtcagacagaatacacgaccaccggattcctttaacggaatacccaaaaattgaaggcgcaggcgatggccacacctagcccttcgacaccacaacacattattccaatgcctaaccgccacccgagcccaaaACAGGGGTTCCCTTTGGGCTTACGGTGTCCTTGGAGAAGAGGCATATCGACCACCTGTTTTCTCCCATCTTTGCTTGCCCAGATTTTAACACAGACAACTTCATTTGTAAATCTGATCtggaaaaaaccctcaacaatttGACAAAAGAAGAGCTGACAGAGGAAGAGGTGAGCTTGGTCTGCGAAAAAGTGATCGACGAAGCGGATATGGACGGTGATGGCAAGCTTGGATTTTCTGATTTTGAAAACATGATTTCCAAAGCACCTGATTTCCTCAGGTACATGTATAAGCATTTGCAATGCTCCCAGAATTGATTGACTTCCCCTCACCCACCAGTTtccattttcccctttattctcTTTGCATATAACTATTTTTCTTCACTTAATTTCAAATTCATTTTCACATCCTAATTTTACCTTTAGTTCATAAATGCTACAACCACCCTGCTAATGTTTCAACAtttttacagtgttctttaaAATACTCTGTAGTTTCCCCCCATTCTTGATTAAATTTTCCTTCATCTTGGTGCCTGATCTTCacggttaattttgccatttcggtaTAGTCTATCATCTTAgtcttccattcttctttcattgggacATCCTCTTCTTTCCACTtctgggcaagtagcattctggCAGCTGTGGTTGCCTACATAAATAGTCTCTTTTGCTTCTTTGGCACTTCATCTCctaatatttttaaacatttttttcatttcattgtatatcatttcccagaagccttttacctttttgcatgtccaccacatatgaaaaaatgtaccttctttttctttacatttccaacataagttAGATGAGTTTTTATACATATTAGCAAGTTTTACAGGTGTTAAacaccatctatacatcattttcatatagttttcttttagcgaactacatgccgtgaattttaaattttctttccacagctttccccatgattCAAATGGGAGCAGGCTTTCCTTTCAGGATGGGATGAGGGCATTGCTTGTTTGCAGATGTGTggagaggaggagcagagcaTAAAGGAAGGTGCAGTCAGGATCCTGAAGAtactgggttgtagccaatgtagCGGTAGCGCCAAGTTAAAATCACTTAGCAGTTGTACTTACTGTGTCGGTGAAATGCTTTGCACCAGTGGAATGTAGCTGAGCAAGAGAACACCTACCATAAGCAAGTTGCTGGCAATTTTGTGGTGCCATAGATCATGAAAAGGGTTGTTCAATGGGTTTAACCTAATGCAATGGCTGTACTGAATTCCTCTTTGCACAACATTAACACTCACCCATCTGCTAGTGTTCTTGCACGAGTGGACACAGAATGGTGGCTACAGACCTTTGGCTGCATTCTGCCCCACAACACTCTAGAGACAGGAAAAGGATAAAGCCACCGCTCAGATATCTCCAGATGGAACTTGCAAGTTCCTTTTGAAGATAGGGTTTTACTCCTGCGAGGTGAAGGTAAGAAATCCAGGAATTTAGCATCACTGCAATGGGGCAGCAGCACATGCACATGCCtgcgcacacccacacccacccactagaAAGGACTGCTCAAGAGGTAGCAGCAAAAGACCGGAGTTTGGGTTCTTTCTCATTTGGGATTTGCTTAATGGGGGAATTCAATTACAGGTATAACAAGATTCAGAGTTTCAGCACAGCCTTTTCCCAAACAGTTCCTACTGCTTAAGTGGTATATTGGgttgaaaaaaattaattaaattaggATTGATGAATCAAATGCTGTGGTTCAAATACCACCTTCTCTCCCTTTTTGGAACTGAAATAGTCAGCATTACCGGAACAGATACTTATTTTAGGAGTTACGTAACATACATTGAATATACACTAAAAACAGAAAGATATTCatataaaataaaagttaaataTTCTAACTGTATGATTAAACAGAATCACCAATCGGATTatgatactttttttttaaagaagaaagctCCCTTGTATATTTGATTTGACTTGCTTTTAAGTGGTAACGACTAGGCTCATTACTAAACAAGAAAGTTGTAGCACATCTACGTTGATAAATTTTAACTTAATTCACCCAAAGAaccacaatttttatttatttttttatttgttggggGGCTGCAAGGCTTctttctggaattcactcaactttccactgaactacagttccaGGGGGCTTTGGGATTGAAATACAGACCTACCAATCATAGGAAGGCACCTTATGTTGAATCAAACTATTGATTGATCAGCCTTAGGATTATTGACTCTAATTTGAGCCTGTGAGAATTcctccacccatctagctgggacTAA carries:
- the CIB2 gene encoding calcium and integrin-binding family member 2 isoform X2, with the translated sequence MGNKQTIFTDEQLDAYQDCTFFTRKEILRLHGRYHELAPNMVPMDYTKNPDVKLPMQLIVNMPELKENPFRERIVHSFSDDDEGSLSFNDFVDMFSVLSETAPRELKAIYAFKVYDFNTDNFICKSDLEKTLNNLTKEELTEEEVSLVCEKVIDEADMDGDGKLGFSDFENMISKAPDFLSTFHIRI
- the CIB2 gene encoding calcium and integrin-binding family member 2 isoform X1; the encoded protein is MPAGQRTPESCHGIPVRAERSPPLRWAISRRYLPMNSWMPTRLHGRYHELAPNMVPMDYTKNPDVKLPMQLIVNMPELKENPFRERIVHSFSDDDEGSLSFNDFVDMFSVLSETAPRELKAIYAFKVYDFNTDNFICKSDLEKTLNNLTKEELTEEEVSLVCEKVIDEADMDGDGKLGFSDFENMISKAPDFLSTFHIRI
- the CIB2 gene encoding calcium and integrin-binding family member 2 isoform X3, whose translation is MVPMDYTKNPDVKLPMQLIVNMPELKENPFRERIVHSFSDDDEGSLSFNDFVDMFSVLSETAPRELKAIYAFKVYDFNTDNFICKSDLEKTLNNLTKEELTEEEVSLVCEKVIDEADMDGDGKLGFSDFENMISKAPDFLSTFHIRI